Proteins from a single region of Parambassis ranga chromosome 16, fParRan2.1, whole genome shotgun sequence:
- the cep76 gene encoding centrosomal protein of 76 kDa produces MSLPPEKASELKQIIHNHLLKMDIHGKIREVLAETVRDDQASACQSLSEADFLRALQRRGIIDDVMKDLHFTQEAATDAETGPPSKPATHFVDKDVVQLKKTNIDPSRRYLYLQILGGKAFLEHLQEPEPLPGQVCSTFSLYLHFRNQRFRSKPVPCACEPDLKEGFLLEIHRDGTGEGSKMADATTMLSMCDPVQFVLIKTDTSSETALVSSYFLDWRTVLSSPNGKTCFAVELMGVGSECKLPAGVLTVSLELYPPLTDTLSTDIISTQQSLERQRTAEKERLFLVYAKQWWREFLEIRPSHQSKLVKIFAQDENGVNRPVCSYVCVLRAGRLLESPRQAARFVSLLAHERAPVVGGGSKQEQWCTLMAFLCRGKGDCEDHATLLCSLLLGFGLDAYVCVGTKAKGVPHAWVLTRGTDGSITFWESLTAHRYLHRAIDPDAPPLAPQPKPSSPYRTVGCVFNHHTFMANCQPSDAVELCVFDFQNQSRWKAMSEEALKSVCAPGSTTSLPPMPPLCAPTLDPAAASNQLELEMRYLVSEHRKDLGLATMWDDHLSYLLSSALSAYELERCTGVSCGNEEFQDAVRRAVPDGHTFKGFPIHFLHRNARRAFATCLRSPFCEEIVCCRGDHVRMAVRVRVFVYPESACAVWLMFACKYRSVL; encoded by the exons AAATCATTCACAACCATCTGCTGAAG ATGGATATCCATGGAAAGATCCGGGAGGTGCTGGCGGAGACTGTGAGGGATGATCAAGCCTCAGCATGTCAGTCTCTGTCTGAGGCAGATTTTTTGCGTGCTCTGCAGCGCCGGGGCATCATCGACGATGTGATGAAGGATCTCCACTTTACCCAG GAAGCAGCAACAGATGCAGAAACAGGACCTCCTTCAAAGCCTGCGACTCACTTTGTTGACAAAGACGTTGTCCAGCTAAAGAAAA CAAATATTGATCCATCCAGGCGGTACCTGTATCTCCAAATTCTTGGGGGTAAGGCCTTTTTGGAGCACCTCCAGGAACCCGAGCCTTTGCCTGGTCAGGTGTGTTCTACATTTTCGCTCTACCTCCACTTCCGCAACCAGAGGTTTCGCTCAAAACCAGTACCCTGTGCGTGTGAGCCTGACCTGAAGGAGGGCTTCCTATTAGAGATCCACAGGGATGGCACTG GTGAAGGCAGCAAGATGGCTGATGCAACCACCATGCTGTCCATGTGTGACCCTGTTCAGTTTGTGCTAATTAAGACGGACACATCCAGTGAAACAGCGTTAGTCTCGTCCTACTTCCTGGACTGGAGGACTGTCCTCAGCTCGCCCAATGGCAAGACCTGCTTTGCTGTAGAGCTGATGGGAGTTG GAAGTGAATGCAAACTCCCAGCTGGTGTTTTGACCGTCAGCCTGGAGCTCTACCCTCCCCTCACAGACACTCTGAGCACTGACATCATCAGCACACAG CAATcactggagagacagaggacggCAGAGAAGGAGAGGCTCTTCTTAGTTTATGCcaagcagtggtggagggagTTTCTGGAGATCCGACCATCACACCAGTCCAAACTGGTTAAGATCTTTGCTCAG GATGAGAACGGTGTCAACAGGCCAGTGTGTTCCTACGTGTGTGTCCTCCGGGCCGGCCGCCTCCTGGAGAGCCCTCGACAGGCAGCCCGATTCGTCAGCCTGCTGGCCCATGAGAGGGCCCCGGTGGTGGGAGGGGGAAGCAAGCAGGAGCAGTGGTGCACACTAATGGCCTTTCTGTGTAGAGGGAAG GGGGACTGTGAGGACCACGCCACTCTGCtgtgcagcctgctgctgggATTCGGCCTGgatgcgtatgtgtgtgtgggcaccAAAGCCAAAGGAGTGCCGCATGCCTGGGTCCTGACACGTGGCACTGATGGGAGCATCACTTTCTGGGAAAGCCTGACAGCACACAG ATACCTGCACCGGGCCATAGACCCAGATGCTCCCCCTTTGGCCCCACAACCCAAACCTTCCTCTCCATACCGCACCGTGGGCTGTGTCTTCAACCACCACACCTTCATGGCCAACTGCCAGCCCTCGGATGCTGTGGAGCTCTGTGTCTTTGACTTCCAG AATCAGTCACGATGGAAAGCAATGAGTGAAGAGGCTCTGAAGTCTGTTTGTGCCCCAGGCTCCACCACCTCTCTGCCCCCTATGCCTCCACTCTGTGCACCAACTCTGGATCCTGCTGCAGCCAGCAaccagctggagctggagatgCGCTACCTGGTCTCTGAACATAGGAAG GACCTGGGTCTGGCTACAATGTGGGACGACCACCTGTCCTACCTGCTGTCCTCAGCCCTGTCAGCCTATGAGCTGGAGCGCTGCACCGGCGTCTCCTGTGGCAACGAGGAGTTTCAGGATGCGGTGAGGAGAGCCGTGCCAGACGGACACACTTTCAAAGGCTTCCCCATACACTTCCTGCACCGCAACGCTCGCAGGGCCTTTGCCACTTGCCTCAG GTCTCCCTTCTGTGAAGAGATTGTGTGTTGTCGTGGCGACCATGTGAGGATGGCGGTCCGTGTTCGGGTGTTTGTTTATCCTGAGAGCGCATGTGCAGTGTGGCTCATGTTTGCTTGTAAATACCGCTCTGTACTCTGA